From the Solea senegalensis isolate Sse05_10M linkage group LG16, IFAPA_SoseM_1, whole genome shotgun sequence genome, one window contains:
- the noto gene encoding homeobox protein notochord: protein MFASLMCYLERQRSRGGAVDTSASTGEYKRGGDTGEDKSLSHCARSDNLFPLSCPELHSTMQVPSRAFGFPMRNYAPLYPQHQGYQRASPTKPPSGKSFTIDALLAKPEEASCDRASPTHYQTAAPLVPLSGHLPVTAAPYMYSPNMLHSAVHAQPSGYSVYCCPPFNYQATCRGAFYAQASMSKVNAGLHSFKSKSGKSKRMRTSFTSEQLSRLEKEFARQQYMVGSERFLLASALQLTEAQVKVWFQNRRIKWRKQSLEQQQAKLAKLGLAPPPKSPGSQGHGDEGDEDEEFSDSDVDIDVSDDCTDHC, encoded by the exons ATGTTCGCTTCTCTCATGTGCTACTTAGAAAGACAAAGGAGCCGCGGGGGGGCTGTTGACACCTCCGCGTCCACGGGGGAGTataaaagaggaggagacaccGGGGAGGACAAGTCACTTTCTCACTGCGCTCGGAGCGACAACTTGTTTCCCCTCTCGTGTCCAGAACTTCACTCCACAATGCAGGTGCCGAGCAGAGCCTTTGGATTCCCCATGCGTAATTACGCGCCGCTCTATCCGCAGCACCAAGGATACCAGCGCGCATCACCCACGAAGCCTCCCAGTGGGAAATCTTTCACCATCGACGCTTTGCTCGCCAAACCGGAGGAAGCGAGCTGCGACAGAGCGAGTCCCACTCACTACCAGACCGCGGCTCCACTCGTGCCTCTGAGTGGACACTTGCCGGTGACCGCGGCTCCTTACATGTACTCTCCAAACATGCTGCACTCCGCTGTGCACGCGCAGCCCAGTGGATACTCTGTCTACTGCTGCCCGCCCTTCAACTACCAGGCAACGTGCCGCGGAGCTTTTTACGCACAAG CCTCCATGTCTAAGGTGAACGCCGGTTTGCACTCGTTCAAGTCCAAAAGTGGCAAGTCCAAACGCATGCGCACCAGCTTCACCAGCGAGCAGCTGTCCCGGCTGGAGAAGGAGTTCGCGCGGCAGCAGTACATGGTCGGATCCGAGAGGTTCCTGCTGGCTTCCGCCCTGCAGCTCACTGAGGCTCAA GTCAAAGTCTGGTTCCAGAACCGACGCATCAAGTGGCGCAAACAGAGTCTGGAGCAGCAACAGGCCAAACTGGCCAAACTGGGACTGGCTCCTCCGCCCAAGAGCCCCGGGTCCCAGGGCCACGGGGACGAGGGCGACGAGGACGAGGAGTTCTCCGACTCGGACGTGGACATCGACGTGTCGGACGACTGCACCGACCACTGCTGA